In the genome of Nitrospira japonica, one region contains:
- a CDS encoding class I SAM-dependent methyltransferase, producing the protein MSNGILVAEGNQLKNRLKAMWMAGDYDRFSRYMESGAREFYERLSLAPGCRVLDVGCGSGQLALIAAKDGLDVTGVDIASNLIDRARARAQAEGLTARFEEGDAEALPFEDGSFDAVVSLIGAMFAPQPELVARELLRVCVPGGTIAMGNWTPQGFVGQMFKTISKFIAPSGMPSPVLWGEESVVRERLGAGLSDLSLTRRLYPFTYPFSPAEVVDVFRLYYGPTNRAFASLDAEGQERLRTELEALWASHNRAGAECTTVFAEYLEVVGIRA; encoded by the coding sequence ATGTCGAACGGCATACTGGTTGCGGAAGGGAATCAACTCAAGAATCGACTCAAGGCGATGTGGATGGCCGGGGATTACGACCGGTTCTCGCGCTACATGGAGAGCGGCGCCCGGGAGTTTTACGAGCGGCTCAGTCTCGCACCGGGATGCCGGGTGCTGGACGTGGGATGCGGATCCGGGCAGTTGGCGTTGATCGCGGCAAAGGACGGGTTGGACGTGACCGGAGTCGACATCGCGAGCAATCTGATCGACCGGGCGCGTGCACGGGCTCAGGCGGAAGGACTGACCGCGCGGTTCGAGGAAGGCGACGCCGAGGCGCTGCCGTTCGAGGACGGCAGTTTCGACGCCGTCGTGAGTCTGATCGGCGCGATGTTCGCCCCGCAGCCGGAGCTGGTCGCCCGCGAATTGCTCCGAGTCTGCGTGCCCGGGGGCACCATCGCCATGGGTAATTGGACGCCGCAAGGGTTCGTGGGACAGATGTTCAAGACCATCTCCAAGTTCATCGCCCCGTCCGGCATGCCCTCGCCGGTCTTGTGGGGAGAGGAATCCGTGGTTCGCGAACGGCTCGGCGCAGGCCTTTCGGACCTCTCTCTGACCCGGCGTCTGTATCCGTTCACCTATCCGTTCTCTCCAGCTGAGGTGGTGGACGTGTTTCGCCTCTACTATGGCCCGACCAATCGGGCCTTCGCTTCGCTCGATGCCGAAGGCCAAGAGCGTCTTCGTACGGAACTCGAAGCGCTGTGGGCTTCACATAACAGGGCCGGCGCGGAGTGCACGACGGTATTCGCCGAATATTTGGAGGTAGTCGGTATTCGAGCGTGA
- a CDS encoding DUF72 domain-containing protein, with protein MGDKMRTVRHRRESGRILVGTSGWTYGSWKGLFYPVGLPNARWLEFFTGQFPTTEVNYSFYHLPKPSTYEKWASQVPQDFIFSVKASRYITHVKRLKDVEDPWRLFLSHARSLGTHLGPILFQFPESFHRDDDRLKDFLEMVRRGSSRLRLVCEFRHESWFSTGVYRLLNRLGAALCIGDSGRYPRRDVVTADFAYVRFHGRSRLFASNYTRRELDEEARKVKGYLRDGYDAYVYFNNDAEGHAVANAKTFMGLIEKPSVRAR; from the coding sequence ATGGGCGATAAGATGCGGACGGTTCGGCATAGGCGAGAGAGCGGACGGATCCTTGTCGGAACGTCGGGTTGGACGTATGGAAGTTGGAAAGGCCTGTTCTATCCGGTCGGGTTACCGAACGCCCGGTGGTTGGAGTTTTTCACCGGGCAGTTCCCCACCACGGAAGTCAACTATTCCTTCTATCACTTGCCGAAGCCTTCGACGTACGAAAAGTGGGCGTCACAAGTTCCGCAAGACTTCATCTTTTCGGTCAAAGCAAGTCGGTACATCACCCACGTCAAGCGCCTGAAAGACGTCGAAGATCCGTGGCGTCTGTTTCTCAGCCATGCTCGATCGCTGGGCACGCACCTTGGCCCCATTCTCTTTCAATTTCCGGAATCCTTCCATCGCGACGACGATCGATTGAAAGATTTCCTGGAAATGGTCCGGCGCGGCTCATCGCGTCTGCGGCTGGTTTGCGAGTTCCGTCACGAATCGTGGTTCTCCACCGGCGTCTACCGGTTGTTGAACCGTCTGGGGGCCGCGCTGTGCATCGGAGACTCAGGGCGGTATCCGCGCCGGGATGTGGTTACGGCAGATTTTGCCTATGTCCGCTTCCACGGACGCTCCCGACTCTTTGCGTCGAACTACACCAGGCGCGAATTGGATGAGGAGGCTCGCAAAGTGAAGGGCTACCTTCGGGACGGTTATGACGCGTACGTCTACTTCAACAACGACGCCGAAGGTCACGCGGTCGCGAACGCCAAGACGTTCATGGGTCTCATCGAGAAGCCATCAGTCCGCGCTCGATAG
- a CDS encoding DUF1272 domain-containing protein, producing MLELRPTCEQCNRPLPPHSLEARICSYECTFCADCVERILGNVCPNCGGGFVPRPVRPVRNWKGDNFLGKDPAGTVVRHRPVDPVAHATFASELRLIPPENR from the coding sequence ATGCTCGAACTGAGACCAACCTGCGAACAGTGCAACCGCCCGCTGCCGCCTCATTCACTCGAGGCGCGGATCTGCTCCTATGAATGCACGTTCTGCGCAGACTGCGTGGAACGGATCTTAGGCAACGTCTGTCCGAACTGCGGCGGGGGCTTCGTACCCCGACCGGTCAGGCCAGTGAGGAATTGGAAGGGAGACAATTTCCTGGGGAAAGATCCGGCCGGTACCGTCGTTCGACACAGGCCGGTCGATCCCGTCGCCCACGCCACGTTCGCGAGTGAACTCCGGTTGATCCCCCCGGAAAATCGTTAG
- a CDS encoding MBL fold metallo-hydrolase, whose translation MPERGTYVVTTLLDVNEVQNVDDRGESRTYLVADVASRKAIIIDSIIENVERDLTLVKELNLILAFAVETHIHADHITGASLIKDRTGVPIVYGGGAEAVVTGADLFLHDGKDLTFGATSIRALATPGHTDSCTSYWLPRGVFTGDTMFIRGNGRTDLQGGSSKKLFESVRAKLFTLPDETVVYPGHDYNGRVASTIGEEKRFNPRLNLSIDLDTFVDMMNKRRAPLPEKIDIAVPANMKAGRV comes from the coding sequence ATGCCCGAGCGTGGAACCTACGTCGTCACGACGTTGCTGGACGTGAACGAGGTGCAGAACGTGGATGACCGCGGCGAGAGTCGAACCTACCTCGTCGCCGACGTGGCGTCCCGCAAAGCCATCATCATCGATTCGATCATCGAAAACGTCGAGCGGGATTTGACGCTGGTGAAGGAACTGAACCTGATTCTGGCCTTTGCAGTGGAAACCCACATTCACGCCGATCATATCACCGGAGCATCGCTCATCAAGGATCGAACCGGCGTCCCGATCGTCTATGGCGGGGGCGCCGAAGCAGTGGTCACAGGAGCCGACCTGTTTCTCCACGACGGCAAGGACCTTACGTTCGGAGCGACCTCGATCAGAGCCCTGGCCACGCCCGGGCACACCGACAGTTGCACCTCCTATTGGCTCCCGCGCGGAGTGTTTACGGGAGATACGATGTTCATTCGGGGGAACGGCCGCACGGATTTGCAGGGCGGGTCCTCCAAGAAACTGTTCGAATCCGTCCGCGCCAAGCTGTTCACCCTCCCCGACGAGACGGTCGTCTATCCGGGACACGACTACAACGGCCGCGTGGCTTCGACCATCGGAGAGGAGAAACGGTTCAATCCCCGCCTCAACCTGTCCATCGACTTGGACACCTTCGTCGACATGATGAACAAACGCCGGGCGCCGTTGCCGGAGAAAATCGACATTGCCGTGCCGGCCAACATGAAAGCCGGCCGCGTCTGA
- the lspA gene encoding signal peptidase II → MRTLLMLLLLLSCLGCDQVTKKLARTYLAFHPPVSCCHDVVRLHYAENAGAFLGLGWNLSEDMRILIFQIAVGLCLFALFVVLLRSHHHPSSFLVAWTLILSGGIGNVLDRLLHHGRVTDFMNLGIGSLRTGIFNVADVCITVGVVWLLLALRWEDEPRAEAN, encoded by the coding sequence ATGCGCACGCTATTGATGCTGCTTCTGTTGCTCTCCTGTCTCGGATGCGACCAGGTGACCAAGAAGCTGGCGCGTACGTACCTCGCGTTTCATCCTCCCGTATCCTGCTGCCACGACGTGGTGCGATTGCATTATGCCGAGAACGCTGGCGCATTCCTCGGCCTGGGGTGGAATCTATCCGAGGACATGCGGATTTTGATCTTTCAGATCGCAGTCGGCCTCTGTCTCTTCGCATTGTTCGTGGTCCTGCTGAGGTCGCACCATCACCCGTCCAGCTTCCTGGTCGCCTGGACCCTGATCTTGAGTGGAGGCATCGGCAATGTGCTGGATCGCCTCCTGCACCACGGCCGGGTCACCGACTTCATGAATCTCGGCATCGGTTCGCTTCGCACCGGCATATTCAACGTGGCGGATGTCTGCATCACGGTCGGCGTCGTATGGCTGTTGCTCGCCCTCAGGTGGGAAGACGAGCCGCGCGCCGAAGCAAACTAG
- a CDS encoding ABC transporter permease, whose protein sequence is MTAHNLFSPARFWAMVVKEFVQMRRDRLTFGMMIGIPLIQLILFGLAINADPKHLPTAVLLADRGPQGRSLLEAIRHSNYFEFVRELRTEAEARAAIARGDVQFVVSIPENFTRDLWRGDRPAVLVEADATDPAATGNAIGSLRMLVNSAFQHDLKGPLAFLARQDDPVELRVHAQYNPEAVTHYNIVPGLMGVVLTMTMVVITGLAITRERERGTMENLLSMPTRPFEVMIGKIIPYILVGYVQVGLILLAARFLFGVPMEGNLVLLLLAALVFIAANLAVGITFSTIAQNQLQAMQMSFFFFLPSLLLSGFMFPFRGMPAWAQAIGEVLPLTHFLRIVRGILLKGNGVDEVLLQLWQVALFAAVALTIGVTRFRQTLD, encoded by the coding sequence TTGTTTTCGCCCGCGAGATTCTGGGCCATGGTGGTGAAAGAGTTCGTCCAGATGCGCCGCGACCGGCTGACGTTCGGGATGATGATCGGGATTCCCTTGATCCAGTTGATTCTCTTCGGACTGGCGATCAATGCCGATCCCAAGCATCTCCCGACGGCGGTGCTGTTGGCCGACCGCGGGCCGCAGGGACGCAGTCTGTTGGAGGCCATTCGCCACAGCAACTATTTCGAATTCGTCCGGGAGTTGCGGACGGAAGCCGAGGCCCGCGCGGCGATCGCGCGGGGAGATGTCCAGTTTGTGGTCTCGATTCCGGAAAATTTCACCCGCGATCTGTGGCGGGGCGACCGGCCGGCCGTCCTCGTCGAAGCCGACGCGACGGATCCCGCCGCCACCGGCAACGCGATCGGTTCGCTCCGGATGCTCGTGAACTCGGCTTTCCAGCATGATCTCAAGGGGCCGCTGGCGTTTCTGGCGCGGCAGGACGACCCGGTCGAGTTGCGCGTCCATGCGCAGTACAATCCCGAGGCGGTCACGCATTACAACATCGTGCCGGGCCTCATGGGCGTCGTACTGACCATGACCATGGTCGTCATCACCGGTCTGGCGATCACGCGGGAGCGCGAGCGAGGCACGATGGAGAATCTGTTGTCCATGCCCACGCGGCCGTTCGAAGTCATGATCGGGAAGATCATTCCGTATATTCTGGTCGGCTACGTCCAGGTCGGACTGATTCTCCTGGCCGCGCGCTTTCTGTTCGGGGTGCCCATGGAAGGCAATCTCGTGCTCCTGCTCCTCGCGGCGCTGGTCTTCATCGCCGCCAATCTCGCGGTCGGCATCACCTTTTCCACGATCGCGCAGAACCAGCTGCAGGCCATGCAGATGTCGTTCTTCTTTTTCCTGCCGTCCCTGCTGTTGTCGGGATTCATGTTTCCGTTCCGCGGCATGCCGGCCTGGGCGCAGGCCATCGGCGAAGTTCTTCCGCTCACGCATTTTCTGCGGATCGTCCGGGGGATCCTCCTCAAGGGCAATGGGGTCGACGAAGTCCTGCTGCAACTCTGGCAGGTTGCGTTGTTCGCCGCGGTCGCATTGACGATCGGCGTCACACGCTTCAGACAGACGCTCGATTGA
- a CDS encoding carboxymuconolactone decarboxylase family protein — protein sequence MYDIKNLGRLKQLEVLAPETAKAFWTFDKAAWADGAIPKKYKELMAIALALTTQCPYCIELHTNKARESGASDAEIAEAILAAAALRAGGAVTHGTHALAGA from the coding sequence ATGTACGACATCAAGAATCTGGGCAGATTGAAACAATTGGAAGTTCTCGCGCCTGAAACGGCAAAAGCCTTTTGGACCTTCGACAAGGCGGCTTGGGCCGACGGAGCCATCCCCAAAAAGTACAAGGAGCTCATGGCGATTGCCCTGGCACTCACCACTCAATGTCCCTATTGCATCGAGCTCCATACCAACAAGGCGCGGGAAAGTGGGGCGTCGGATGCGGAGATTGCCGAAGCGATCCTGGCGGCTGCCGCGCTGCGCGCAGGCGGAGCGGTCACCCACGGCACACATGCGCTGGCGGGGGCCTGA
- a CDS encoding PepSY-associated TM helix domain-containing protein, which translates to MKDHVTQWLNQAHAWIGLFSAWILFSVFATGTLAVFDEEITYWMLQPEIQKITTASGPVGFSPEFRTAELFMESPLNGSGGDGLVQLIKWQDKRSFTGQSIDPATGNLLVFRETRGGDLFYHFHYGLLAGLAGVWMVGAAAIAIWAAAITGVLIRRRRFIADLFMAGFRTVSLRSWSDVHNAIGLLMLPFLATITITGLVVLWSIYLAGGTPESGEAGASLAGLLHFGRFGGVVSRWGYFLMGFASSLVVATGLAIRTAKRRRGRGDRSDPLAVQVADRLAVGVVAGLLVAVAAFFWINRVLPAVVPHRADWEVRAFFSVWAICVGFGALRGESALAWRDLLAAAGVLLMLLPGLNLLTTKSHLLATVTDGQWGLAAVDITSLFVGTCLAWVAVRVRRGLVGEFGDRLSTLSVSDA; encoded by the coding sequence ATGAAAGACCATGTGACGCAATGGTTGAATCAGGCGCATGCCTGGATCGGCCTGTTCTCAGCCTGGATCCTCTTCTCTGTCTTTGCGACGGGCACCCTGGCGGTGTTCGACGAGGAGATCACCTACTGGATGCTGCAGCCCGAGATCCAGAAGATTACGACTGCATCGGGGCCGGTCGGTTTTTCACCTGAATTCCGGACGGCCGAACTCTTTATGGAGTCGCCCCTGAACGGGTCGGGCGGCGATGGGTTGGTGCAGTTGATCAAATGGCAAGACAAGCGGTCGTTTACCGGCCAATCGATCGATCCTGCAACTGGAAACCTCCTTGTATTTAGGGAGACTAGAGGGGGAGATCTCTTCTATCACTTTCATTATGGATTGCTGGCCGGGCTGGCCGGCGTATGGATGGTCGGTGCAGCCGCGATTGCCATATGGGCGGCGGCGATCACAGGCGTATTGATCAGGCGCCGGCGATTCATTGCGGATCTGTTCATGGCCGGATTTCGGACGGTCTCCCTGCGCTCCTGGTCGGACGTTCACAACGCAATCGGCCTTCTCATGCTACCGTTCCTGGCGACGATCACGATAACCGGCCTGGTCGTGCTCTGGTCGATCTATCTCGCCGGCGGAACCCCGGAATCGGGAGAGGCAGGTGCCTCGCTGGCCGGCTTGCTCCACTTCGGCAGATTCGGCGGCGTGGTGAGCCGATGGGGCTATTTCTTGATGGGGTTCGCGTCAAGCCTCGTGGTTGCCACGGGCCTGGCGATTCGAACCGCCAAACGTCGAAGGGGCCGGGGCGATCGATCCGATCCGCTCGCTGTACAGGTAGCGGACAGACTTGCCGTCGGCGTGGTGGCTGGATTACTGGTTGCCGTTGCCGCGTTCTTCTGGATCAATCGTGTCTTGCCGGCCGTGGTGCCGCACCGGGCGGATTGGGAGGTTCGTGCCTTTTTCAGCGTGTGGGCCATCTGCGTCGGCTTTGGTGCGCTGCGAGGCGAGAGCGCGCTGGCCTGGCGCGACCTATTGGCAGCCGCTGGCGTCTTGTTGATGCTGCTGCCCGGACTCAATCTGCTGACGACGAAGAGCCACCTGCTGGCGACGGTGACAGACGGTCAATGGGGATTGGCTGCCGTCGACATCACCTCATTGTTCGTCGGTACTTGCCTGGCTTGGGTTGCCGTTCGAGTGCGGAGGGGCCTGGTCGGGGAGTTTGGCGACCGGCTGTCCACCTTGTCCGTCTCTGATGCCTGA
- a CDS encoding AraC family transcriptional regulator gives MDVLSEVLKTVKLDGAIFYTAECSAPWGFRSPPGRIMASYLSPEPKHVIVYHLLTEGRGYAQVEGDGTLLHLDAGDIVVFPQGDPHLLGNGPAVEPIDSSKELQRILSEDLKIARCGGGGEVTRIICGYMTCEPQLSRIFLGGLPPVLKVNIRKDASGQWLENSIRYSVETADTSRPGGETVLAKLSEVLFIETLRRYIAQLPQAESGWLAGVRDQEVGKALALLHRQPAHPWTIATLASEVGTSRSVLAERFRQYLSETPIAYLTRWRLQLGRQMLASTNHSVAQISGDVGYESEPAFNRAFKRAFGLPPARFRSQSRSSRGPADRHAATPDRPASVRRR, from the coding sequence ATGGATGTCCTGTCCGAAGTGCTCAAGACCGTGAAGCTCGACGGAGCGATTTTCTACACGGCCGAATGCTCCGCGCCTTGGGGCTTTCGCTCGCCGCCCGGGCGGATCATGGCCTCCTATCTGTCACCGGAGCCCAAACACGTCATCGTCTACCATTTGCTGACCGAAGGCCGCGGCTATGCGCAGGTCGAGGGAGACGGCACGCTGCTTCACCTCGATGCGGGCGATATCGTCGTGTTCCCTCAGGGAGATCCCCACCTATTGGGAAACGGCCCGGCCGTCGAACCGATCGACAGCTCCAAGGAGTTGCAGCGCATTCTTTCCGAGGATCTCAAGATCGCCCGGTGCGGGGGAGGTGGAGAGGTCACGCGAATCATCTGCGGCTACATGACCTGCGAACCGCAACTGAGCCGCATCTTTCTGGGCGGCCTTCCTCCGGTCCTGAAGGTCAATATCCGCAAGGACGCGTCCGGTCAGTGGCTGGAAAATTCCATCCGCTATTCGGTCGAAACCGCAGATACTTCACGGCCTGGCGGCGAAACCGTGCTCGCCAAGCTCTCCGAAGTCCTGTTCATCGAAACGTTACGGCGCTACATCGCCCAGCTCCCGCAGGCGGAATCCGGATGGCTGGCGGGAGTTCGCGATCAGGAGGTCGGCAAAGCGCTGGCGCTGTTGCATCGCCAACCGGCCCATCCCTGGACGATCGCGACGCTGGCAAGCGAAGTGGGTACGTCGCGTTCGGTGTTGGCCGAGCGTTTCCGGCAGTATTTGTCGGAGACCCCGATCGCCTATTTGACTCGCTGGCGCCTCCAGCTCGGCAGGCAGATGCTGGCCTCCACCAATCACAGCGTGGCGCAAATCTCCGGCGACGTGGGGTATGAATCGGAACCGGCATTCAATCGGGCATTCAAACGCGCGTTCGGCCTTCCGCCCGCCCGTTTCCGCAGCCAGTCGAGGTCGTCACGAGGACCAGCGGACCGCCATGCCGCGACGCCCGATCGTCCCGCCTCCGTCCGGCGCCGATAG